GGCGCGTAGGTGCGGAAGCTGGTCTTCTGCTGGTCGATGTTGGCGTAGGTCCACTCGCGAGGGTCGATGCCGCGCTTGATTGCCGCGTTCTCGGCGGGGAGGCCAAAGGAATCCCAACCGATCGGGTGCAGCACGTCGAATCCTTGGCCGCGCCAGTAGCGCGCAACCGCGTCACCGAAGCAGAACGCCTCTGCGTGACCCATGTGCAGGTCGCCTGAGGGGTAGGGAAACATATCGAGGATGTACTTGCGCGGGCGCGGGTCGCCGGCTTTTCCTGCCGCAAACGGCTTGAGTTCGTCCCATACCGGAAGCCATTTGTCTTGAATGGCCTGGAAATCGTAGACGTCGGCGTGCTCGCCGTCGTGCTGGTTGCCCTCGGTATTGGTGTGTTGCTCGCTCAATCGGTCCTCTATCGCACGTCGCATGGCGGGCCGCAGAAATCGTGGCAGGCCCGACTATCAAGGATAGCGGTAACCGTGCTCCCCCGCTTTAGCGCAGCGCCGCCAGGAGGGCACGTGCTTTGATCTTGATCTCGTCGAGCTCTTCTGCTGGCACGGAGTCGCTGGTAATTCCCCCACCCGTACCGATCGTTGCGGTGCTGCCGCCTCCGGGATGTTGCGTCAAAACGATGCTTCGGATGACCATAGCGAGGTCTGCGGCCCCGTCATCGCTCAGGTATCCAAACGCACCAGCGTAGATGCCGCGCCGTGCGCCCTCGATGCTCGCGAGCCTCCGCATAGCTGCGAGCTTCGGCGTTCCCGTCATTGAGCCCGCGGGGAAACACGCGCGTACTGCGTCTAACACGTCGAGTCCTTCGGCCAGCTGCCCCTCAACGGTGCTGACGAGCTGATGCACCTGCGCGTAGGATTCCACCCGGTGCAGGGCGGATACGGTGACGCTCCCCCGCTCGCACACGCGTGTGAGATCGTTGCGCATGAGGTCAACAATCATAAGGTTCTCGGCCCGCTCCTTTTCACTCGCAAGGAGTTCAGCAGCCAGCTGTGTATCGAGGGCAGCAGTTGCTCCCCGTGTGCGCGTGCCTTTGATGGGCTTGGTCGTCAACCGCCCGCTTGAACTCACTGCTAAGAACTGTTCGGGACTCGAACTGATAAGCGAGGTTGCGCCCATTCGGATAAGCCCACTGTGGTGGCTCGGCGAGGCGGCACGCAGGCGGGCAAACACGTCAGCGTCCAAGACGCTGTCCGACAGCGCACGGGTGACCCGGTTCGTCAGGCAGAGTTGATATGCATCGCCCTCGTAGATGAGGGATTGGCACTCCTCGATCATGGCAAGGTAGTTGTCATCCGAGTGTCGCCAGACGGCTGAGGGGGCGGATGTTTCGGATGCGGATGCCCCGACCGGCGCCACGTCTACCGGGAGACTACCGAGACGGGTGATTGACGCAGTTTGCGCTTCTTCCCACCGGTCAAACCACTGCGTTAGCAGCGCAGGCGTTGCCGCGGTCACGGTCACGACTCCGCTGGAATGGTCAAATGCAACCACCGTGTCGGCACGCATCCAGGCGGCGACCGGCACGTGTTGATCATCGTCGAGCGGTGCGGGCGCAACGCCGAGGTCGTCGTGCAGACTCTCGTAGCCAAACCATCCGACCCAGCCGAGCCCGAGCCGCGGCACGGCAGACCCAGAATGTGAGGAAGACACGTGCTCGCCAGCGGCAAGCGGCTGGGTCACCGGATGCTCGTCAAACGTGTGCACCCTGCGCCGCGCCCCAAGCGCGCTCAGCAGGGAGCCGTGTGCTCGCTCGGCCGGCGCGGCAGGGAGATCGGCATGCCTTGTGCTGATGCGGCCCCCAGCATCCGCTTCGATGATGTCTGAGCCCTCGCCAAGATAACTGAGGCCCTCGGTCGCATCCCGGCCAGCATCAAGCCAAAACGCATAGGGCGCATCCGCATAGAGAGCGGCAAACACAACGGCGGGGTCAACCCAGTGGGCGAGGGAACGTGATCTGGCCGGCGTCTGCACTGTAATAGCCTAGAGGTGGCCGTCAACGAACCGCCAGACGCGCTCCGCAAGAGCGTTCGCAACCTTCACTTTTTTGGGAGTCCCTCGTGCACGATCTCCAGCTGTGGACCGACGGCCGCTTCTCACCAGCCACCGGTGATCTCGCCGGCAACGAGCGCGCCCTGCTGGTTGCGGATTCGTTCAGAGTGAGCAACGGGACCGTGATCGCCCACGAACTGCACCGCGATCGTTTTGTCATGGGTTGCATCCTCATGGGGTACAGCAATCCGGCGGAACTCGCCAACTTCTGGCGGGAGGCAACACTCTATCTGGCGGATGCCTCGCGTGGCGACGATCTCTTCCCCCGCGTTGAGCTACTTGCCGCAGAGGGAGGCCACCGCCTCGCGCTGCTCACTCGAAGCATCCAGCGGCTCGGCGAGGCTCCAGAATCCATCATTCTGAGCAGCAGCTACTCAGACCCGCGCCGCTTGCCAACGATCAAAGGGCCAAACATTGCCTTATTCTCGCGGCTTAACGCGCGGGCGTCCGAGACGGCCCAGTATCCGATCGCAACCGGCGACCCAGGGCCAACGCCGGTTCACGACACCATCATCTGCACCTCAGATGGAACGGTTATCGAGGGAACCACAACCTCGCTGTTGTGGTGGAATAACAACACGCTGCATCGAGTGCCAACAGCCAGGCCTCGCGTCTCAAGCGTCACGGAACGCATCCTGATCGAGGCGGCTGGCAGCCTCGAAATTCCGGTGGCGGAAACGGACGCCAAGGCGCACACGCTCGCCAATCACGAGGTGTGGGCGGTCAACGCGCTGCACGGCATCAGGCCGGTTGCCCACATCGACGGGGTGCCGACGCCGCAGGTGGATGCTGACCGGCTCGCCCGATTTGCTGAAGCGCGTGCCAGCCTGGCAACGGGTATCGGCGACTAGCTAAGCGAGCCGACCCGCGCTCAACCGAAGCGTTTGTGTGAGCTGCGCCGCGGGAACCTGCGTGTGCGAAATAATGAGCACCGCACGGTCTCCCCCTGTCGCAATCGCTAGGAGGTCCTGCATCAGCTGATCGGCGCGGTCTGCGTCAACATTGGCCGTCGGCTCGTCGAACACGATCACCGGGAATCCGGCGAGCAGCGCCCGCGCAAGGGCGATGCGCTGCGCTTGCCCTCCAGAGACAAGGGCACCGCTTTCGCCGACGCGGGAGCTCAGGCCTCCACGGTCACGCACCCAATCGGCCAACCCCACCTGGTCAAGCACCGCGAGCAGTTCGTCGTCGGAAGCGTCATCCTTCGCAAACAAGAGGTTCTGGCGAATGTCATTGTCAAAGAGGTGCGGCGATTGCTCACACAGGCCAACAACCGAACGAACGGCCCGCTGGCTCAGGTCGCGAGCCTCAACGCCGCGCACAAGGTAACTTCCGCTGTAGTCGATAAACCGGACGAGGGCCTGAGCCAGCGTGGTCTTACCCGCCCCGCTCGCGCCCTCAATCAGGATGCTGTCGCCAGGCTTCACCGCGAACGAGACACCCTGCAGCGCGAGCTCGGTTGTCCCTGGATGATGGGCCGACAC
The DNA window shown above is from Lysinibacter cavernae and carries:
- a CDS encoding chorismate-binding protein; this encodes MQTPARSRSLAHWVDPAVVFAALYADAPYAFWLDAGRDATEGLSYLGEGSDIIEADAGGRISTRHADLPAAPAERAHGSLLSALGARRRVHTFDEHPVTQPLAAGEHVSSSHSGSAVPRLGLGWVGWFGYESLHDDLGVAPAPLDDDQHVPVAAWMRADTVVAFDHSSGVVTVTAATPALLTQWFDRWEEAQTASITRLGSLPVDVAPVGASASETSAPSAVWRHSDDNYLAMIEECQSLIYEGDAYQLCLTNRVTRALSDSVLDADVFARLRAASPSHHSGLIRMGATSLISSSPEQFLAVSSSGRLTTKPIKGTRTRGATAALDTQLAAELLASEKERAENLMIVDLMRNDLTRVCERGSVTVSALHRVESYAQVHQLVSTVEGQLAEGLDVLDAVRACFPAGSMTGTPKLAAMRRLASIEGARRGIYAGAFGYLSDDGAADLAMVIRSIVLTQHPGGGSTATIGTGGGITSDSVPAEELDEIKIKARALLAALR
- a CDS encoding aminotransferase class IV, translated to MHDLQLWTDGRFSPATGDLAGNERALLVADSFRVSNGTVIAHELHRDRFVMGCILMGYSNPAELANFWREATLYLADASRGDDLFPRVELLAAEGGHRLALLTRSIQRLGEAPESIILSSSYSDPRRLPTIKGPNIALFSRLNARASETAQYPIATGDPGPTPVHDTIICTSDGTVIEGTTTSLLWWNNNTLHRVPTARPRVSSVTERILIEAAGSLEIPVAETDAKAHTLANHEVWAVNALHGIRPVAHIDGVPTPQVDADRLARFAEARASLATGIGD